One part of the Aquila chrysaetos chrysaetos chromosome 26, bAquChr1.4, whole genome shotgun sequence genome encodes these proteins:
- the DYRK2 gene encoding dual specificity tyrosine-phosphorylation-regulated kinase 2 isoform X2 produces the protein MNEHLHVGSHGQIQVQQLFEDNSNKRTVLTTQPNGLTALGKSGLPVVQDRQSESAHRRQGSSSSLKSTDGTGKVKASVMTPEQAMKQYMQKLTAFEHHEIFSYPEIYFLGPNAKKRQGVIGGSNNCGYDDDQGSYIQVPHDHIAYRYEVLKVIGKGSFGQVVKAYDHKMHQHVALKMVRNEKRFHRQAAEEIKILEHLRKQDKDNNMNVIHMLENFTFRSHICMTFELLSMNLYELIKKNKFQGFSLPLVRKFAHSILQCLDALHKNRIIHCDLKPENILLKQQGRSGIKVIDFGSSCYEHQRVYTYIQSRFYRAPEVILGARYGMPIDMWSLGCILAELLTGYPLLPGEDEGDQLACMIELLGMPSPKLLDSSKRAKNFVSSKGYPRYCSITTLSDGSVILNGGRSRRGKLRGPPESREWGNALKGCDDPLFLDFLKQCLEWDPAIRMTPSQALRHPWLRRRLPKPPTGEKASAKRITESTGAITSISKLPPTSSSASKLRTNLAQMTDANGNIQQRTVLPKLVS, from the coding sequence ATGAATGAGCACCTCCATGTTGGTAGCCACGGACAAATCCAGGTTCAGCAGCTGTTCGAAGATAATAGTAACAAGAGGACAGTTCTGACGACACAGCCAAATGGACTTACAGCGCTAGGCAAATCTGGATTGCCAGTGGTTCAGGACAGACAGTCAGAGAGTGCTCACAGACGACAAGGGAGCTCCAGCTCTTTAAAATCTACAGATGGAACAGGGAAGGTGAAAGCCTCCGTTATGACACCGGAGCAGGCAATGAAGCAATACATGCAAAAGTTAACAGCTTTTGAGCATCATGAGATTTTCAGCTACCCTGAAATATACTTTTTGGGTCCAAATGCAAAGAAGCGGCAAGGTGTGATTGGTGGTTCAAACAATTGCGGGTATGATGATGACCAAGGGTCTTATATACAAGTACCCCATGATCATATTGCGTACAGGTATGAAGTCCTGAAAGTTATAGGGAAGGGAAGCTTTGGGCAGGTGGTGAAGGCCTACGATCACAAGATGCATCAGCATGTGGCACTAAAAATGGTGAGAAATGAAAAACGTTTCCACCGCCAAGCTGCGGAAGAAATTAAGATCCTGGAGCATCTCCGGAAACAAGATAAGGATAACAACATGAATGTTATTCACATGTTGGAAAACTTCACATTCCGCAGCCATATCTGCATGACATTTGAATTGCTGAGCATGAACCTGTAtgaattaataaagaaaaacaagtttcagGGCTTTAGCCTGCCTTTGGTCCGCAAGTTTGCCCACTCAATTTTACAGTGCTTGGATGCTTTGCACAAAAACAGAATCATTCACTGTGACCTTAAACCTGAGAACATTCTGTTGAAGCAACAGGGTAGAAGTGGTATTAAAGTGATTGATTTTGGCTCAAGTTGTTATGAGCATCAGCGTGTCTACACTTACATTCAGTCACGTTTTTACCGTGCACCTGAAGTCATCCTTGGTGCTCGTTACGGGATGCCCATAGATATGTGGAGCTTGGGCTGTATTCTAGCAGAGCTTCTCACCGGTTATCCACTTTTACCTGGAGAAGATGAAGGAGACCAGCTGGCTTGTATGATTGAGCTATTGGGCATGCCTTCTCCAAAACTCTTAGATTCATCCAAGCGAGCCAAAAACTTTGTGAGCTCTAAGGGTTATCCCCGCTACTGCAGCATCACAACCTTGTCTGATGGCTCTGTAATACTTAATGGTGGACGCTCTCGGAGGGGAAAACTACGTGGCCCACCAGAGAGCAGAGAATGGGGTAATGCATTAAAGGGATGTGATGATCCCCTGTTCCTTGACTTCTTAAAACAGTGTTTAGAATGGGATCCTGCTATCCGTATGACACCCAGCCAGGCTTTGCGGCATCCCTGGCTAAGGAGACGGTTGCCAAAGCCTCCGACAGGGGAAAAGGCCTCAGCGAAGAGAATTACAGAGAGCACTGGTGCTATAACGTCGATTTCCAAGTTACCTCCGACTTCAAGCTCAGCTTCAAAACTGAGGACTAATTTGGCACAGATGACAGATGCCAATGGGAATATTCAGCAAAGAACAGTGTTGCCAAAACTCGTTAGCTGA